One part of the Pseudomonas leptonychotis genome encodes these proteins:
- the ppsR gene encoding pyruvate, water dikinase regulatory protein, which produces MKRTAFFISDGTGITAETLGQSLLAQFETIDFTKLTRPYIDSVEKARAMVQQINSAAEKDGSRPIIFDTIVNQDIRDILATSEGFMIDIFSSFLAPLEQELTSHSSYSVGKSHSIGHNSNYMERIEAVNFALDNDDGARTHYYDKADLILVGVSRCGKTPTCLYMAMQYGIRAANYPLTEDDMERLQLPPALKQYKDKLFGLTIDPDRLTAIRNERKPNSRYASYAQCEFEVREVENLFRRENIAYINSTHFSVEEISAKILVEKGVERRFK; this is translated from the coding sequence ATGAAACGAACCGCTTTTTTCATCTCGGATGGCACCGGCATAACTGCCGAAACCTTGGGCCAAAGTCTGCTGGCTCAGTTTGAAACCATCGACTTCACCAAACTCACGCGGCCGTACATCGACAGTGTGGAAAAAGCGCGCGCAATGGTACAACAAATCAACAGCGCCGCCGAGAAAGACGGCTCTAGGCCGATCATCTTCGACACCATCGTCAACCAGGATATTCGTGACATTCTGGCGACATCCGAAGGTTTTATGATCGATATCTTCTCGTCCTTCCTCGCGCCACTGGAGCAGGAACTGACCTCTCACTCCTCCTATTCTGTCGGTAAGTCCCACTCCATCGGTCACAACTCCAACTACATGGAGCGAATTGAGGCGGTCAACTTTGCCTTGGACAACGATGACGGTGCGCGCACCCATTACTACGACAAAGCCGACCTGATTCTGGTTGGCGTGTCACGTTGCGGCAAAACCCCGACCTGCCTGTATATGGCCATGCAATACGGCATTCGCGCGGCCAACTACCCCCTGACCGAAGACGATATGGAGCGCTTGCAGCTCCCGCCAGCCCTCAAACAATACAAAGACAAGCTGTTCGGCCTGACCATCGACCCGGATCGCCTCACCGCCATTCGCAACGAGCGCAAGCCCAACAGCCGCTACGCCAGCTATGCCCAGTGCGAGTTTGAAGTGCGCGAGGTGGAAAATCTGTTCCGTCGCGAAAACATCGCCTACATCAACTCCACGCATTTCTCGGTGGAAGAGATTTCCGCCAAGATTTTGGTGGAGAAAGGTGTTGAGCGACGCTTTAAATAA